From Pararhodobacter zhoushanensis, the proteins below share one genomic window:
- the mnmE gene encoding tRNA uridine-5-carboxymethylaminomethyl(34) synthesis GTPase MnmE, producing MDTIVALATAQGRAGVAVVRVSGPRAWDVCAALAGSVPPEREARLARLRDASGAEIDSGLVLVFEDGRSFTGERVCEFQVHGSVAVVSALLRACLALEGVRAATAGEFTKRAFLAGRLDLTEVEALADLIDAETEAQRKQALAVLDGAAGRVVDGWREDLLQALAMLEAALDFADEELPDDLTGFVLAPLVRVQAGLAAQIAGRSAAEAVRSGFEVAIVGQVNAGKSTLLNALAGRDAAITSSRAGTTRDVIEVRMEIGGLAVTLIDTAGLRDADDEIEQIGIERGRARAAAADLRIFLLSEPGEEPVGVVAGDIVVLSKADLWGLDGISAKTGAGVAVLLATIEECLGGRAASSSVFTRERHFGNLARAGDGINAAVSGLESGLSWDLVGEDVKMAVRALDGIIGRVDVEDVLGQNLFVVLYRQVGARFT from the coding sequence ATGGACACGATCGTTGCCCTGGCCACCGCGCAGGGGCGCGCGGGTGTGGCTGTTGTCCGCGTCTCAGGGCCGCGGGCCTGGGACGTCTGTGCGGCGCTGGCCGGGAGTGTTCCGCCCGAGCGTGAGGCGCGTCTGGCGCGGCTGCGCGATGCCAGCGGGGCCGAGATCGACAGCGGGCTTGTGCTGGTCTTTGAGGACGGGCGCAGCTTTACCGGTGAGCGGGTCTGCGAATTTCAGGTTCATGGCAGCGTGGCCGTGGTCTCAGCGCTTCTGCGGGCCTGTCTGGCGCTAGAAGGTGTGCGCGCGGCAACGGCGGGTGAGTTTACCAAGCGGGCGTTTCTGGCCGGCCGGCTGGATCTGACCGAGGTAGAAGCGCTGGCCGATCTGATCGACGCCGAGACCGAAGCACAGCGAAAGCAGGCGCTGGCGGTGCTGGACGGGGCGGCGGGCCGTGTTGTTGATGGCTGGCGTGAGGATTTGTTGCAAGCGCTGGCGATGCTGGAAGCGGCACTGGATTTCGCGGATGAAGAACTGCCGGATGATCTGACCGGGTTCGTCCTGGCGCCCTTGGTGCGGGTGCAGGCTGGCTTGGCGGCGCAGATCGCCGGACGCTCTGCCGCCGAAGCGGTCCGCAGCGGATTCGAGGTGGCGATCGTCGGGCAGGTGAATGCCGGAAAATCAACTCTTCTCAATGCGTTAGCAGGTCGCGATGCGGCTATTACGTCCTCGCGGGCCGGGACCACTCGGGATGTGATCGAGGTTCGCATGGAGATTGGTGGCCTTGCCGTGACGTTGATTGACACGGCCGGGTTGCGCGACGCGGATGATGAGATCGAGCAAATCGGGATTGAACGTGGACGCGCCCGCGCGGCGGCTGCGGATCTGCGGATCTTTCTGCTGAGCGAACCGGGGGAAGAGCCGGTTGGTGTTGTTGCAGGCGATATCGTCGTGCTGTCGAAGGCAGATCTCTGGGGGCTTGACGGCATCTCGGCGAAGACGGGCGCGGGTGTTGCCGTGTTGCTGGCGACGATCGAGGAATGCCTTGGGGGGCGGGCGGCGTCTTCCTCGGTCTTTACGCGCGAGCGACACTTCGGCAATCTGGCGCGTGCGGGGGACGGAATCAACGCGGCGGTTTCAGGCTTGGAGTCGGGATTGAGTTGGGACCTCGTCGGAGAAGATGTGAAGATGGCGGTTCGCGCCTTGGATGGAATCATTGGGCGCGTCGATGTAGAAGATGTGCTTGGGCAGAATCTTTTCGTCGTTCTGTATCGGCAAGTAGGGGCTCGTTTCACGTGA
- a CDS encoding Maf family protein: MSILTLASSSAIRATLLRNAGVEIQLKPARIDEDGLRESLTAEGATPHDIADALAEHKALRIASRDPQALVLGCDQLLECDGQLFNKPLNPQDARCQLTALRGRTHRLHTAAVLYAQGQPVWRHVSTPRLTMRDVSDAFLDSYIAANWDEIRHCVGCYQIEGPGIRLFSKIDGDLFAIQGLPLLELLAILTQRKEIPG, translated from the coding sequence ATGTCTATCCTCACCCTTGCGTCCTCTTCCGCCATCCGCGCGACGCTTTTGCGCAACGCGGGCGTCGAGATTCAGCTCAAACCCGCCCGTATTGACGAGGACGGTCTGCGTGAGTCGCTGACCGCCGAGGGTGCCACCCCCCACGATATCGCTGACGCGCTGGCCGAGCATAAAGCCCTGCGCATCGCCTCTCGCGACCCTCAGGCGTTGGTTCTGGGCTGTGACCAACTGCTCGAATGTGACGGACAACTCTTTAACAAACCGTTAAATCCGCAGGACGCCCGCTGCCAGCTGACTGCCCTGCGCGGCAGAACGCACCGCCTGCACACCGCTGCCGTGCTGTATGCCCAAGGTCAGCCGGTCTGGCGGCATGTTTCCACGCCGCGGCTGACGATGCGAGACGTCTCTGACGCCTTCCTTGACAGCTATATTGCCGCCAATTGGGACGAGATCCGCCATTGTGTCGGCTGTTACCAGATCGAAGGGCCGGGCATCCGGCTGTTCAGCAAGATCGACGGCGACCTCTTCGCCATTCAGGGCCTGCCGCTGCTGGAACTGCTCGCCATTCTTACCCAACGCAAAGAGATCCCCGGATGA
- a CDS encoding shikimate dehydrogenase, with the protein MKPTLRLAGVIGDPIAHSRSPRLHGYWLQRYGITGHYVPLHIRGEDFAKSLEVLPKMGFTGVNVTLPHKHSALALSDHITPLARRIGAANTLTFTENGIEADNTDAYGFAQNILEAHPSWAPRRVALIGAGGASRAVIAALQDLGAAEILLTNRTQSRAEALAQEFGAGVIVVPWADRAAMLDGCDTLVNSTSMGMQGNPALDLDLSALPRDAIVNDLVYAPLETPLLAAARARGNASVDGLGMLLHQAAPGFERWFGVTPQVDADLRKAVLA; encoded by the coding sequence ATGAAACCCACGCTGCGCCTTGCCGGGGTCATCGGCGACCCCATCGCCCACAGCCGTTCACCACGGTTGCATGGGTATTGGTTGCAGCGTTATGGCATCACCGGGCATTACGTCCCGCTGCACATCAGGGGCGAAGATTTCGCCAAGTCTCTGGAAGTGCTGCCAAAGATGGGGTTCACCGGCGTCAACGTCACCCTGCCCCACAAGCACAGCGCGCTCGCACTGTCGGACCATATCACCCCTTTGGCCCGCCGGATCGGCGCGGCGAATACGCTGACGTTTACCGAAAATGGTATCGAGGCCGACAACACCGACGCCTACGGTTTCGCCCAGAACATCCTTGAGGCGCACCCCAGCTGGGCCCCGCGCCGCGTCGCGTTGATCGGGGCCGGGGGTGCCAGCCGCGCGGTGATCGCGGCCCTTCAGGATCTGGGCGCGGCAGAAATCCTGCTCACCAACCGCACCCAGTCCCGCGCCGAGGCGCTGGCGCAAGAGTTTGGCGCTGGCGTCATCGTTGTCCCATGGGCCGACCGCGCCGCCATGCTCGACGGCTGCGATACGTTGGTGAACAGCACCTCGATGGGCATGCAGGGCAACCCGGCGCTCGATCTGGATCTCAGTGCCCTGCCCCGCGATGCCATCGTTAACGATCTGGTCTACGCGCCTTTGGAAACGCCGCTTCTGGCCGCCGCCCGCGCCCGCGGGAATGCCAGTGTCGACGGGCTTGGCATGCTGCTGCATCAGGCCGCGCCGGGGTTCGAGCGGTGGTTTGGCGTGACGCCGCAGGTGGACGCCGATCTGCGCAAGGCGGTGTTGGCATGA
- the coaE gene encoding dephospho-CoA kinase (Dephospho-CoA kinase (CoaE) performs the final step in coenzyme A biosynthesis.): MSLVLGLTGSIGMGKSTTTGFFRDASVPVWDADAAVHALYEQGGAAVAPIGALHPAAVKDGAIDRAALRAWIAADATALTQIESVVHPLVGQSRADFIRENSDKPLVVVDVPLLFETGGDRGVDVTLVVSAPAEVQRARVLARPGMTEAHFQTILSKQMPDAEKRARADHVIETLTLEQTRADVVDLVAKLTGKLPDA, encoded by the coding sequence ATGAGCCTTGTTCTTGGCCTGACCGGCTCGATCGGGATGGGAAAATCCACCACGACCGGGTTCTTCCGCGACGCCAGTGTGCCGGTCTGGGACGCCGATGCCGCCGTCCATGCGCTTTATGAGCAAGGCGGCGCTGCCGTCGCGCCCATTGGCGCGCTGCATCCGGCCGCGGTGAAGGATGGCGCGATCGACCGCGCCGCGCTGCGCGCGTGGATCGCGGCGGATGCCACAGCGTTGACGCAGATCGAAAGCGTCGTGCATCCGCTCGTCGGCCAGTCGCGCGCCGATTTCATCCGCGAAAACAGCGACAAACCCTTGGTCGTCGTCGATGTCCCGCTGCTGTTTGAAACCGGTGGCGACCGGGGTGTCGACGTCACCCTTGTCGTTTCGGCCCCCGCCGAGGTGCAGCGCGCCCGCGTGCTTGCCCGCCCCGGCATGACCGAGGCGCATTTTCAGACAATCCTGTCAAAACAGATGCCCGACGCCGAGAAACGCGCCCGTGCGGATCATGTGATCGAAACGCTGACCCTTGAACAAACCCGCGCCGATGTGGTCGACTTGGTGGCCAAGCTGACAGGAAAACTGCCCGATGCGTGA
- the dnaQ gene encoding DNA polymerase III subunit epsilon — protein MREIVLDTETTGFEPSEGHRLVEIGCVELINHMPTGNTYHQYINPERGMPAEAFAVHGLGDDFLRPQPKFAQVAQAFVDFVAGAKLVIHNAAFDMKFLNTELEWIGKPKLENPVVDTLAIARRKFPGASASLDALCRRFGIDNSNRTLHGALLDSEILAEVYLELLGGRQTGLALNTQNSRSSGPVDTDWRARPRPVPLPSRLTEDELAAHTKMIAGMGDAAIWRKYDA, from the coding sequence ATGCGTGAGATCGTTCTGGACACCGAAACCACCGGCTTTGAGCCGTCCGAGGGCCACCGTCTGGTCGAGATCGGCTGCGTCGAGCTGATCAACCACATGCCGACCGGCAACACCTACCACCAATACATCAACCCCGAACGCGGCATGCCGGCCGAGGCCTTCGCGGTGCACGGGCTGGGGGATGATTTCCTGCGTCCGCAGCCGAAATTTGCGCAGGTGGCACAGGCGTTTGTGGATTTCGTCGCCGGGGCCAAGCTGGTGATCCATAACGCCGCGTTCGACATGAAATTCCTGAACACCGAGCTGGAATGGATCGGCAAGCCCAAGCTGGAAAACCCGGTGGTCGACACGCTGGCGATCGCGCGGCGCAAGTTTCCGGGGGCGTCGGCGTCCCTTGATGCGCTGTGCCGCCGCTTTGGCATCGACAACTCGAACCGGACGCTGCACGGCGCGTTGCTGGACAGCGAGATTCTGGCCGAGGTCTATCTGGAACTGCTGGGCGGGCGGCAGACGGGTCTGGCGCTAAACACGCAGAACAGCCGCTCCAGCGGGCCGGTGGATACCGACTGGCGCGCGCGGCCGCGCCCGGTGCCGCTGCCGTCGCGCCTGACCGAAGACGAGCTGGCCGCGCATACCAAGATGATCGCGGGCATGGGCGACGCGGCGATCTGGCGCAAATATGACGCCTGA
- a CDS encoding TIGR03862 family flavoprotein, whose amino-acid sequence MTPDALVIGAGPAGLMAADRLLAAGFSVLLAEAKPSPGRKLLMAGKSGLNLSKAETAERFLSVYAEAEDWLRPMLAVFGPDQVQDWARGLGQEVFTGSSGRVFPKAMKASPLLRAWLGDLSARGLDLRTRWRWVGGTSFATPEGVQQVLPKVTVLAMGGASWARLGSDGAWSSALAGKGIALAPFQPANMGFLVNWSPHMAKQFGQPLKSIALIAGTQRVRGEAVISARGIEGGGIYAVSRALREGAALFLDLFPDRDGAALAEKIAARPKGETLVTTLKKLGLSGASLALALECARPFPAEAPARAALLKALPVPLTGPRPMDEAISTAGGIARAALTDDLMLRQWPGVFAAGEMLDWEAPTGGYLLTACLATGRWAGDAAARFMQSRSG is encoded by the coding sequence ATGACGCCTGACGCGCTGGTCATCGGCGCCGGTCCCGCCGGGCTGATGGCCGCTGACCGGCTGCTCGCCGCCGGGTTCTCGGTACTGCTGGCCGAGGCCAAGCCTTCGCCGGGGCGCAAGCTGCTGATGGCGGGAAAGTCCGGCCTGAACCTCTCGAAAGCGGAAACGGCTGAGCGTTTTCTGTCCGTCTATGCCGAGGCTGAAGACTGGCTGCGCCCGATGCTTGCTGTCTTTGGGCCTGACCAGGTGCAGGACTGGGCGCGCGGACTGGGGCAGGAAGTCTTCACCGGCTCATCAGGCCGCGTGTTTCCCAAGGCGATGAAAGCCTCACCGCTGTTGCGTGCGTGGCTGGGGGATCTGTCGGCGCGCGGGCTGGACCTGCGGACGCGGTGGCGCTGGGTGGGCGGGACGTCGTTTGCCACGCCCGAGGGGGTGCAGCAGGTGCTGCCCAAGGTCACCGTGCTGGCTATGGGCGGGGCCAGCTGGGCGCGGTTGGGGTCGGATGGGGCGTGGTCCTCGGCGCTGGCCGGGAAGGGCATCGCGCTGGCGCCGTTTCAACCGGCGAATATGGGCTTTCTGGTAAACTGGTCGCCGCATATGGCCAAACAGTTCGGCCAGCCGCTGAAAAGCATCGCGCTCATTGCCGGCACCCAGCGGGTGCGCGGTGAGGCGGTAATCTCGGCGCGGGGGATCGAGGGTGGCGGGATTTACGCCGTCAGCCGGGCGCTGCGTGAGGGGGCGGCGCTGTTCCTTGATCTTTTCCCGGACCGGGATGGCGCGGCTTTGGCCGAGAAGATCGCGGCGCGGCCCAAGGGTGAGACACTGGTGACCACCTTGAAAAAACTGGGTCTGTCGGGCGCGTCTCTGGCGCTGGCGCTGGAATGTGCACGCCCCTTCCCGGCTGAGGCGCCCGCGCGCGCTGCGCTGCTCAAGGCGCTGCCGGTGCCGCTGACCGGTCCCCGCCCGATGGATGAGGCGATCTCGACCGCCGGAGGGATCGCGCGCGCCGCGCTGACGGATGACCTGATGCTGCGCCAGTGGCCCGGCGTGTTCGCGGCGGGCGAGATGCTGGATTGGGAAGCGCCGACCGGCGGCTACCTGTTGACGGCCTGTCTGGCGACGGGTCGATGGGCGGGCGATGCTGCCGCGCGGTTCATGCAATCCCGGTCAGGATGA
- a CDS encoding 4'-phosphopantetheinyl transferase family protein, protein MTLPTHSAIRRQLEKLAADVFAPEIALGIASAGDISVMPEEEATLARMVPARRREFAAGRTAARRALGQSVAIPMGPDRAPVWPAGVAGSITHTQGWALAVVGKGMIGIDLEEDEPLPTEVFGTVLLPKERAALGADTRRAKLIFSAKECVYKAQYPVTKELFGFEVISITLGDTTFHAEFQRNVGPFERGHILSGRYAIGGGFILTGIA, encoded by the coding sequence ATGACCCTGCCGACGCATAGCGCCATCCGCCGTCAGCTCGAAAAGCTGGCGGCGGATGTCTTTGCACCAGAGATCGCACTGGGCATTGCTTCGGCGGGCGATATTTCGGTGATGCCGGAAGAAGAAGCAACCCTCGCGCGGATGGTCCCTGCGCGCCGTCGCGAATTCGCTGCCGGGCGCACAGCGGCCCGCCGCGCCCTTGGTCAATCCGTCGCCATCCCCATGGGCCCCGACCGCGCGCCGGTCTGGCCTGCGGGCGTCGCGGGGTCGATAACCCATACGCAGGGCTGGGCGCTGGCGGTGGTCGGCAAGGGCATGATCGGTATTGATCTGGAAGAGGATGAACCGCTTCCCACCGAGGTTTTCGGCACCGTCCTGCTGCCGAAAGAACGCGCCGCGCTGGGGGCCGACACCCGCCGCGCCAAGCTGATCTTTAGTGCCAAGGAATGCGTCTATAAGGCGCAATATCCTGTTACAAAAGAGCTTTTTGGGTTCGAGGTGATCAGCATCACGCTGGGCGACACCACCTTTCACGCCGAATTCCAGCGCAATGTCGGCCCGTTCGAGCGCGGCCATATCCTGTCCGGGCGCTATGCCATCGGTGGTGGATTCATCCTGACCGGGATTGCATGA
- a CDS encoding MupA/Atu3671 family FMN-dependent luciferase-like monooxygenase produces the protein MTPFSCVLVGNESLLIQGAKLLLGRGHSLTTIASRNAEVIAWATAAGVPVVAPGKGIEGRVTAPFDWLLSIANLSLLPDALLARAAKGAVNFHDGPLPRYAGLNAPVWALLNGEAQHGITWHLIEGGVDEGAIVEQALFEITPEDTAFSLNARCYGAAIESFPAVITALEQGVPNRRAQDLSQRTLTLRDDRPAMAARLDFTRPAAEIVRTVRALDHAGYWNPLALPKVETARGVYAVGQAEIAAGQGAAGTVLEAGDTLTVACADGAVRLSGITCLGGLPVQDIASVGEILRAPEPALTDAMARVTAGEAHWRKALTGFTAAELAAKPGGQGIATRVVTGVSAPRAAAILSAYAPSGWAFTSAETKSAHNAAPRYIAAWVPLMPLGDSLSALETTIAATLETAAKHPSYARDLIGRDPALMPIPIPALGLSTAGERIDGTALCIVQGSEGMILSADLSLVDEATLDLCAGRIAHLASADTATPLATLDLISAPERAILNQLNATARPFDNQTIAQLFEAQVARTPGATALVFEGQSLTYAQLNAKANRVAHVLQAMGIAPDTPVALCARRSPDLLIGALGILKAGGAYVPMDPSYPADRLKHFLTDSAAPVIVTQSGLIDTLPDHAAQLLVLDTDTRLAAASEQNPATGAAPENLAYLIYTSGSTGLPKGVMVEHRNVANFFAGMDDRIQQGPAGVWLAVTSLSFDISVLELFWTLARGFKLVLTSDEDRMMVSGGSLPVSDQKMDFSLFYWGNDDGPGPQKYELLLEGAKFADTHGFRAIWTPERHFHAFGGPYPNPAVTGAAVAAVTKNIDVRSGSCVAPLHHPLRIAEEWAVIDNLTNGRAGVAMASGWHPVDFVLRPENSVPHNKAAMFDTIETVRKLWRGEAVEFDHNGETRSVQSLPRPVSKELPLWLTIAGNPDTWREAGEIGAHVLTHLLGQSIDEVAGKIKIYHAALRKAGHDPKDFTVTLMLHTYVARTRDVARETARGPMKSYLLSAAGLVKQYAWAFPAFKKPQGVTNPMQIDLDSLSQDEVDGILDYAFNRYFEDSGLFGTVDDCLRRVEQLKAIGIAEIGCLIDYGIPTAQVLEGLYPLAEVLRRSNAPAELDAGDFSLAAQIQRHKVTHLQCTPSMARMLAGNDEARAALSHVKHMMVGGEALPGALASELAQITGAPVQNMYGPTETTIWSTTARSTGGDGVVGIGTPIANTTLHVLDEAQRPVPLGAEGELWIGGAGVTRGYWQRAELTAERFVTIGGERLYRTGDLVRLRADGAVDFLGRADHQVKIRGYRIELGEVETLLDAQSGVTQSVVIAREDVPGDVRLVGYVLGHADTGALKATLAAQLPAHMVPSQILRLDSFPLTPNKKIDRKALPAPGVVRPAVIAAPVAANAGDTQARIAAIWTHVLGVTEVKPGDNFFQLGGHSLLAVQAHREIREALALPGLSITDVFRFPVLSALATHIDAKLKPVSATPPPQPRSRLKQRAAGLTRCPGAARCGRSA, from the coding sequence ATGACCCCGTTTTCATGTGTGTTGGTTGGCAATGAATCCCTGCTGATTCAAGGCGCAAAGCTTCTGCTGGGTCGCGGACACTCCCTCACCACCATCGCCAGCCGCAATGCCGAGGTGATCGCCTGGGCAACGGCGGCGGGCGTCCCCGTGGTCGCGCCGGGCAAGGGGATCGAGGGGCGGGTGACAGCCCCATTCGACTGGCTGCTGTCGATTGCCAACCTCTCGCTGCTGCCCGACGCGCTGCTGGCCCGCGCGGCAAAGGGCGCGGTCAATTTCCACGACGGACCGCTGCCACGCTACGCCGGTCTGAACGCGCCGGTCTGGGCCTTGCTGAACGGCGAGGCGCAGCACGGCATCACCTGGCACCTGATCGAGGGGGGCGTCGATGAGGGCGCCATCGTCGAGCAGGCGCTGTTCGAGATCACGCCCGAGGATACCGCTTTTTCCCTGAACGCCCGCTGCTATGGCGCGGCGATCGAGAGTTTCCCGGCGGTGATCACCGCGCTGGAACAGGGCGTGCCGAACCGGCGCGCGCAGGATCTGAGCCAGCGCACGCTGACGCTGCGCGATGACCGGCCCGCAATGGCCGCGCGGCTCGATTTTACCCGCCCGGCGGCTGAGATTGTGCGCACGGTCCGCGCGCTGGATCACGCAGGCTACTGGAACCCGCTGGCGCTGCCGAAAGTTGAAACCGCGCGCGGGGTCTATGCAGTCGGGCAGGCTGAGATTGCGGCGGGGCAGGGTGCTGCGGGCACGGTTCTTGAGGCTGGCGACACCCTGACCGTCGCCTGCGCCGATGGCGCGGTGCGGCTGAGCGGGATCACCTGTCTGGGCGGTCTGCCGGTGCAAGACATTGCCAGCGTCGGGGAAATCCTGCGCGCGCCAGAACCAGCGCTGACCGACGCGATGGCGCGCGTGACCGCAGGCGAGGCGCATTGGCGCAAAGCCTTGACCGGCTTCACCGCCGCCGAGCTGGCCGCCAAACCGGGCGGGCAGGGGATCGCCACCCGCGTCGTGACCGGCGTTTCCGCCCCCCGCGCCGCTGCGATCCTGTCGGCCTATGCGCCGAGCGGCTGGGCGTTCACCAGCGCTGAAACCAAATCCGCGCACAATGCAGCGCCACGCTATATCGCCGCCTGGGTGCCGCTGATGCCGCTGGGCGACAGCCTCTCGGCGCTGGAAACCACCATTGCCGCGACCCTCGAAACCGCCGCAAAGCATCCCTCTTACGCCCGCGACCTGATCGGGCGTGACCCGGCATTGATGCCCATCCCCATCCCCGCGCTGGGTCTGTCCACCGCAGGCGAGCGGATTGACGGCACCGCCCTGTGCATCGTTCAGGGATCAGAGGGCATGATACTCTCGGCGGACCTGTCGCTGGTGGATGAAGCCACGCTCGACCTTTGCGCCGGGCGCATCGCGCATCTGGCTAGCGCTGACACCGCAACGCCCCTTGCCACGCTGGACCTGATCAGCGCCCCCGAACGCGCGATCCTGAACCAGCTGAACGCCACCGCCCGCCCCTTCGACAACCAGACCATCGCCCAGCTGTTCGAGGCGCAGGTCGCCAGAACCCCCGGTGCCACGGCGCTGGTGTTCGAGGGGCAAAGCCTGACCTACGCCCAGCTGAACGCCAAGGCGAACCGCGTCGCGCATGTGCTGCAAGCCATGGGCATCGCGCCCGACACGCCCGTTGCGCTCTGCGCCCGCCGCTCGCCCGATCTGCTGATCGGCGCGCTGGGTATTCTGAAGGCGGGCGGGGCCTATGTGCCGATGGACCCGTCCTATCCCGCCGACCGGCTGAAACACTTCCTGACAGACAGTGCAGCGCCGGTGATCGTCACCCAATCCGGGCTGATCGACACGCTGCCCGACCACGCCGCACAACTGCTGGTGCTGGACACCGACACGCGGCTGGCGGCGGCCAGCGAACAGAACCCCGCCACCGGGGCGGCCCCGGAAAACCTCGCCTATCTGATCTACACCTCGGGCTCGACCGGCTTGCCCAAGGGCGTCATGGTCGAACACCGCAACGTCGCCAATTTCTTCGCCGGGATGGACGACCGCATCCAGCAGGGTCCGGCGGGGGTGTGGCTGGCCGTAACCTCGCTCAGCTTCGATATTTCGGTGCTGGAGCTGTTCTGGACGCTGGCGCGCGGGTTCAAGCTGGTGCTGACCTCGGACGAGGACCGCATGATGGTCTCGGGCGGGTCGCTGCCGGTGTCTGACCAGAAAATGGACTTCAGCCTGTTCTACTGGGGCAATGACGACGGCCCCGGTCCGCAGAAATACGAACTGCTGCTGGAAGGCGCGAAATTCGCCGACACCCACGGGTTCCGCGCGATCTGGACGCCGGAACGCCACTTCCACGCCTTCGGTGGGCCCTACCCGAACCCCGCTGTGACTGGCGCAGCCGTCGCGGCGGTAACCAAGAATATCGACGTCAGATCAGGCTCTTGCGTTGCTCCACTGCACCATCCGCTCAGGATCGCCGAGGAATGGGCGGTCATCGACAACTTGACCAACGGCCGCGCCGGGGTAGCGATGGCCAGTGGCTGGCATCCGGTGGATTTTGTGCTGCGGCCGGAAAATTCGGTCCCCCACAACAAGGCCGCGATGTTCGACACCATCGAGACCGTGCGCAAACTCTGGCGCGGCGAAGCGGTCGAGTTTGACCACAATGGCGAGACGCGCAGCGTGCAATCCCTGCCGCGCCCGGTGTCCAAGGAACTGCCGCTCTGGCTGACCATCGCTGGCAACCCCGATACCTGGCGTGAAGCCGGCGAGATTGGCGCGCATGTGCTGACCCACTTGCTGGGCCAGTCGATTGATGAGGTCGCGGGCAAGATCAAGATCTACCACGCCGCGCTGCGCAAGGCTGGGCATGATCCCAAGGACTTCACCGTCACGCTGATGCTGCACACCTATGTCGCCCGCACCCGCGACGTCGCGCGCGAAACGGCGCGCGGGCCGATGAAAAGCTACCTGCTGTCCGCCGCCGGGCTGGTCAAGCAATACGCCTGGGCCTTCCCGGCGTTCAAGAAACCGCAGGGCGTGACGAACCCGATGCAGATTGACCTCGACAGCCTCAGTCAGGATGAGGTCGACGGTATTCTGGACTATGCCTTCAACCGCTATTTCGAGGATTCCGGCCTGTTTGGCACGGTGGACGACTGCCTGCGCCGGGTTGAGCAGCTGAAAGCCATCGGCATCGCCGAGATCGGCTGCCTGATCGACTATGGCATCCCCACCGCGCAGGTGCTCGAAGGGCTTTATCCACTGGCCGAAGTGCTGCGGCGCTCGAATGCACCCGCGGAACTGGACGCCGGTGACTTCTCGCTCGCCGCACAGATCCAGCGCCACAAGGTCACGCATCTGCAATGCACGCCGTCCATGGCGCGCATGCTCGCCGGCAATGATGAGGCCCGCGCGGCGCTGTCGCACGTGAAACATATGATGGTCGGGGGTGAGGCCCTGCCGGGCGCGCTGGCGTCTGAGCTGGCGCAGATCACCGGTGCGCCAGTGCAGAACATGTATGGCCCGACCGAGACGACGATCTGGTCCACCACCGCGCGCAGCACCGGCGGTGACGGCGTTGTCGGCATCGGCACGCCCATCGCCAACACCACGCTGCATGTGCTGGACGAGGCGCAGCGCCCGGTTCCGCTGGGGGCTGAGGGTGAGCTGTGGATCGGCGGCGCGGGGGTCACGCGCGGCTATTGGCAACGTGCGGAACTGACGGCGGAACGCTTTGTCACCATCGGCGGCGAGAGGCTCTATCGCACCGGCGATCTGGTGCGGCTGCGGGCTGACGGGGCGGTGGATTTCTTGGGCCGGGCCGATCATCAGGTCAAGATCCGTGGCTATCGGATCGAGCTGGGCGAGGTTGAAACCCTGCTCGACGCACAATCTGGTGTCACGCAAAGCGTTGTTATCGCGCGCGAAGATGTGCCGGGCGACGTGCGTCTGGTCGGCTATGTGCTGGGCCACGCCGACACGGGCGCGCTGAAAGCCACGCTGGCCGCGCAATTGCCCGCGCATATGGTGCCGTCACAGATCCTTAGGCTGGACAGCTTCCCACTGACGCCCAACAAGAAGATCGACCGCAAGGCGCTGCCCGCGCCGGGCGTGGTGCGCCCCGCCGTGATCGCCGCGCCGGTCGCCGCCAATGCAGGCGACACCCAAGCGCGGATTGCGGCGATCTGGACCCACGTTCTGGGCGTGACTGAAGTCAAACCGGGCGACAATTTCTTCCAACTGGGCGGCCATTCTCTGTTGGCCGTGCAAGCGCACCGTGAGATCCGCGAGGCGCTGGCACTCCCCGGTCTGTCCATCACCGATGTGTTCCGCTTTCCGGTCCTTTCGGCGCTGGCCACCCATATCGACGCCAAGCTGAAACCCGTCAGCGCCACCCCGCCCCCGCAGCCCCGGTCGAGGCTGAAGCAGCGCGCGGCAGGCTTGACGCGATGTCCAGGCGCCGCGCGATGCGGGCGGAGCGCTTGA